In the genome of Candidatus Margulisiibacteriota bacterium, the window GTTATCATTCGTCACCTCGTTTTATCCCCCGTCGCTCGCAGAGCGTCGGAAGACTATCTGGCCGCGTCGGCCGTCGCTGTACCGTAATAGACGTCGCCACCGCGCAGGACGATAAAGAACCGGCACTCCTTATCGGTGCAAGCCCACGCCTTGTACTTGATGGCGACCGCGTTGTTGCTAAAATCGGACAGCGGCACCAGTACCCCCTTATCACACTTCTGGCATTTCGGAAAACATTCTTCGGGCATCCCCAGTCACCTCCTTGGTCATTTCAAGAAAAAGTCGAGACTTTCCAATCGTTCCGGTTGCTTAATGGGATATTCCCCGTTCAGGCAGGCTAGGCATAACCTTTCTTTCGGGATATTGACCGCCTTGACCAGGCTCTTCAAGCTTAAATAGCCCAGACTATCGGCCTCCAGATATTTCCTGATCCCTTCGACCGACAGGTTGGCGGCGATCAATTCTGTCCGGTTCGGCGTATCAATTCCATAATAACAGGGTGAAATGATCGGCGGCGAGGAGACCCGGAAATGGACCTCCCGCGCCCCTTGCTCTTTCAACAACTTAACGATCTGGCGAGAAGTCGTTCCCCGGACGATCGAATCATCCATCACCACGATCTTCCGGCCGCGGATAGCATCGCGGATCGGATTGAGTTTAACTTTGACCCCGATCTCGCGCATGCTCTGCGTCGGCTGGATAAAAGTCCGGCCAATGTAGCGGTTCTTGATCAATCCCTCTGAAAATGGGGTCCCGGCTTCCGAAGCAAAACCGATCGCGGCCGGGATGCCGGAATCAGGGACGGCAATGACCATTTCCGCCGTGGCCGGGTGTTCCTTCGCCAGATATTTTCCCAGATGGACGCGGACGTCGTGGAAGCTCCGCCCGGCCAGCAAACTGTCCGGGCGGGCGAAATAAATGAACTCAAAGATACAGAGCGATTCTTTTTCTCCCAGGCTCCAGGTCATTGACTGCAGGCCGTCCCCGTCGATCACGACTATTTCGCCATTGGTCACTTCGCGGACAAACTCCGCTCCGACCACGTCCAGGGCGCAAGTTTCCGAGGCGATAACGTACGAGTTCTTCATCCGGCCGATCGACAGCGGCCTGATCCCGTGCTGGTCGCGCACGCCGATCAACTTGTCCCGGGTCATGATCACCAAGGAAAAAGCGCCGCGGCACTTTTTCAGGACAGCGGTCAGGGCCGGTTCGAATTCTTTCTCCGGAGAGTTGGCGATCAGGGCGGCGATCACTTCCGAATCGGTCGTGCTCTTAAAGGGATAATTAGGCAGTTCGGACCGGAGCTGGTCGGTATTGACCAGGTTCCCGTTATGGGCCAGGGCGATCGGCCCGAATTTTGATTCGACCACGATCGGTTGGGCGTTCGCCACCACGGAAGAACCGGTGGTGGAATAACGGACATGACCGAGGGCGATATGGCCGGTGATATCCTTGATATTCTCTTCATTGAAAACCATGTTGACCAACCCCATCCCCACCCGCCCGTTAAAAGTTTTACCATCCGAAGCAAAAATGCCCGCTGCTTCCTGGCCGCGATGCTGCAAGGCGTAGAGGCCGTAATAAACCGACTTGGCCAAATTGTCGCCGTTAAAAGAGTAGATCCCAAAAACGCCGCAAGCTTCCTTCATTTCTTCCCCTCTATCTGGCGCTTGAGCCAGCCGACCGCTTCGGCCACGGGGAGGAGTTCAGTCGCCCCGCTCCGCCGCACTTTCGTTTCAACTTTCCCCTCTTTGAGCGCTTTGCCAATGATGATCTTGAACGGGAGGCCGATCAGGTCCATATCTTTTAATTTAACCCCCATCCGCTCGTCCCGGTCGTCGATGATAACGTCCAGTCCGGCCTGCAAAGCTTGCTTATAAAGCTGTTCCGCAGTCTCCACCTGCTCCTTATCCGTGACATTAGCCGGAATGATCGCTCCAACGAACGGAGCCAGCGGGGCCGGCCAGATGATCCCATCTTTGTCGTGGTTCTGCTCGATCGCCGCCGCCGCCGTCCGGCTGACGCCGATCCCGTAACACCCCATGATCATCACTTTTTCCTGGTTCCCCTCGTCAAGATAGGTGCAGTTCATTTTGGCCGAATATTTCGTCCCGAGCTTGAAGATATGCCCGACTTCTATGCCGCGGGACGATTCGAACGCCCCCGCCGCGCAGCGCGGGCATTTATCCGCCTTGACCGCGTAACGGATGTCGCCGGTCAGATCGGCTTTATAGTCGCGCCCGTAGGCGATATGGGTGACATGATGATCTTCTTTATTCGCCCCGGAAGCGCCGTCGGCGATCAGTTCTACCGCCCGATCGGCCACGATCTTGACCCCTTTGAGGCCGACCGGCCCGGCAAACCCGACCGGCGCGCCGGTCACAGCCTTGATCGTTTCAGCCTTGGCCAGGCGGAGGTCTTCAACCCCGGCAACCTTTTTCAGTTTCGCTTCGTTGATGGCGTGGTCGCCACGGACCAGCGCCGCGAGCGGCCCCTTGTCCGTTTCATAAATAAGCGTTTTGATCATTTGCGCCGGGCTGATCTTGAGGAAAGCGCTCACTTCTTCAACCGTGCGAACATTGGGGGTGTGGACCGATTCAATAGTTTGAAGTTTGAGGTTTGAAGTTTGAAGTTTATATTCCCCAACGCCGGCCGAATCGCGGCTGGCGGAATAGTCGCAATGTGAACAATGGAAGATCTCTTCCTCGCCGGTCTCGGCCAGGACCATAAATTCCTGGGAATAGCCGCCGCCGATCAGCCCGGAATCGGCTTCCACCACCCGGTATTTAAGTCCCATCCGGTCAAATATCCGGCAATAGGTGTCATACATATTCTGGTATTCTTTATCCAGCGATTCTTCGCTGGTATGGAAAGAATAGGCGTCTTTCATCATAAATTCACGGCCGCGCATCAGGCCGAAACGGGGCCTGATCTCGTCGCGAAATTTGGTCTGGATCTGGAAGAGATTAACGGGCAGTTGTTTGTAGGAGCGGACCACGGTCCGGACCAGGTCGGTGATGACCTCCTCATGGGTCGGGCCCAGGCAAAATTCACGGTCGTGGCGGTCTTTGATCCTGAAAAGTTCCTTGCCGTAGATCCCCCAGCGGCCGGTCTCCTGCCACAATTCGGCCGGCAAAAGGGTCGGCATCAGGACTTCCTGGGCTCCGGCGCGGTTCAGCTCTGCCCGGATTATGTTGGTAACTTTGTTAAGGACGCGGAAACCAAGGGGTAAAAACGTGTAAACTCCGGCGGCCAGCTTGCGGATATAGCCCCCCCGAAGCATCAACTTGTGGGAAACGACCTCCGCCTCTTTCGGGTCCTCCCGCAGTGTCGGCACCAGGACCTGCGACATTCTCATCCGTTAAACTTCCCTCCCCACCGTACATTATTATTATAACCTAAATGGGTGAAATTTTCAAGTCGACCCGGCGATACTAGATAAGCAGGAGCAATGGATCAAAATGACATTTATCAGCCGTTTATATCGGCCAAAAATAGCGGATAGACAGCCAAAACCGGCCTGGAGGCGGCCTCCGCAATCAACTAAGCCCGCAAACAAAGCGGCCGAGCCGATTACCCTGGAGTCAGTAGCCCCGGCAGTCAGAAAAGTTCTCCATGACGCGAATAATTCTCTGTCGATTATGTGTGTCGCGGGATTCTTACTCGAGGATGTTAAAGCCGGCTGCGCTACCACAGAAACTATTATTAAAGACCTCACTGATATCAAAGCCGCCGGCACAAGGTTGACTCAACTATTGAAACAACTCCAATCGATTATAAAACAAAGCAAAGCGGACATCGAAACAGAAGCTGTTTACCCGACAAAAAGCACCCCGCCTTATCTGGCCAATATCCTGGTAGTTGACGATGAGCCCGTTTGTCGCGGAACGGCCAGCGGCGTATTAAGGAAAAAAGGCCACACGGTCACGGGGGCCGCGAATCCGACCGAAGCCTTGGCTCTCTTAGCTCAAAAACATTTTGACCTGGTTATAACCGATGTCGACATGGGAGAGGAGATCAATGGGCTTGGTTTACTGGAAATTATTAAACAAAACTATCCCGGAACGAACGTAATTGTCATGAGCGGGGAAGCCGCAACTGATCGGGCAGAGGAAGCAATGACTAAAGGCGCAAGCGCTTTTATCGCCAAACCATTTGAATCAGCCGCTTTACTGCCGATCGTTAACGGTTGCCTGCCCGAAAAATAAATTCCCCTTCCTTAAAGATATCTTCCGGTTTAGAGGGTTTTTTCTCCCGATCAAAAGTTAAAGAACTTAGTACCGGAATATGGGTCGTTCTTTTTCTTCTCCGGCGCCGGATGGGGCGCGGCTGGCGGCGGCGGAGCGGCCGACGGCTGGGGAACCGGCTTGACGACCGGACGGGTCAGTGATTTCTCGGCGTTAAAGATCGAGGTTTGATAGAGCGCTTTTGGTTTCTGGCCCGCCAAGGGCCTTGGCTCAACGGCCACCGGCTGGGCCTGCGCCATCGTCACCGGGGACAACCTGGCAGCCGATTCTTTCCCCGCCAGATAAACGAGATCATGGTCGCGGACATGCTCGCGGACCTTGAGGCCGACATCGTCGCCCCGCTTGACCTTCTCAACTTCCCGGTGGTTGATCTGCATAGAAGCGATCTTCTGGACAAAATCTGTCGTATGCCCTTTGATATGGATAATGTCGCCAACTTTGAACGGCCCTTTGACCTTAATAGCGGCAACGGAGATTTTGTCAAAATAATGGTCGATCTTACCGATGACTTTCTCCTTGGGGGCGGCTTGAACCTTGATCTTCTTGACCGCCTTTTTGCGCAGCAACACTTTCTTCGGCTTTTTGCCTTTCTTTACTTTTTTAACAACTTTCTTGATCGCTTTCTTCTTTGGCTTTGCCATACTAATCACCTCACCTGTAATCTTATAAAATATCGGAGCAAATTTCAAGCACTTAGTGGGTCTTTCAAACCCTCACCCGATCCGCTTAACTTTCTCACCCTCTCCCAGCGGGAGAGGGTATGTCGCCTTGCGAAACACCTTCTCCCTCTGGGAGAAGGTGCGTCAATTCGGCAAGTCGGATGAGGGAAGCGCCACCCACTAAGCTGTTAACTTCTTCAATAAATCAGTTTTGCCCAACAGCTTCAAAGCCTTAGCTACTAAACGGAAATTACTCTTCAGATACGGCTGGAGGAGAGCTTTCTGGAAGCTCCGCTCCTCTCCCTTCGGCACATGGACTGGCTTGCCGGAGAAGGGATCAAGGCCGGTATAATACATGCAGGTCGAGACGGTCATCGGGGTCGGGGTAAAGTTTTGCACCTGTTCGATCTTGATCCCCTCTTTTTTCAGGAACAACGCCAGCTCCAAAGCATGCGCCAGCGTACTCCCCGGATGTGAAGAGATAAAATATGGGACCAAGAATTGCTTTTTGCCGTGTTGCTTGCTTAACTTCTCGAACTTCTCTTTGAATTCCAGGAACTTATCCGCCTTCGGTTTCCCCATCATTAAAAGGACCTCTTCGCAGATATGCTCCGGAGCAATGCTCAACTGCCCGCCGACGTGATGCCGGACCAATTCATCCAGATATTCATCATCGCGCAAGGCCAGGTCATATCTGATCCCGGAGCCAATAAATAAACGTTTCACTCCGGGCAATCCCCTGACCTCCCGCAAGAGCTGGAGCGATGGTTTTAAGGAAGCGTCCAGGTCCGGACAAACGGCCGGATAGATGCAACTAGCCCGGGTACAGCCCCCCGCGCGGCGGCAAACCATCCCGTACATATTGGCGGTCGGGCCGCCAACATCGAGAATATTCCCGGTAAAATCAGCTTGCGGGACGATCTTCTCTTTGATCTCCTTTTTGATCGAAGCGAGCGAGCGGCTGGTGATATATTTACCCTGGTGCTGGGAGATGGCGCAGAATGAACAGCCGCCGAAACAACCGCGATGGGAAAGCGTTGAGAAACGGACAAAACCCCAGGCCGGAATTTGTTTCTTCCCGTACATCGGATGAGGGGCCCGGACGAACGGCAGTTCGAACAAGCCGTCTAACTCGGCCGGCGTCAGGTTCTCCGGCGGAAAGACGCCCAGGTAGCGCCCCTGGCACGGCTGGATGATCGTCCGCGGATGCTTCTTCCGCCCTTCGGTGTAGAACAGCTTGAACGCCTCGGCATACTTCTTTTTATCCGCCGCAACTTCTTCGTACGACGGCAGGATCAGCGCGTCTTTGTATGCGGAGATGTCTTTGGCAATGATTGATCCGTTGGGAATAGTAGCGGCGGTCTTTAGACCGCCATTTTTTGGCGACCTAAAGGTCGCCGCTACATTTTCTGCTATCCTTAAAATTCCTTTTTCAGCCATCCCATAGACCAGATAGTCAGCCTTCGCGTCAAACAAGAGAGGACGTCTAACCTTATCATCCCAATAGTCATAATGAGCAAAGCGGCGCAGGCTAGCCTCTACCCCGCCCAGGACGACCGGCACCCCGGGGAACAAGGCTTTCAGTTTGTTGGTATAAACGATCGTCGCCCGATCGGGCCGGTGGCCAGCCTCGTTATCCGGGGAATACATGTCGTTGCGGCGCACCTTCTTGCCGGCAGTATAATTAGCGACCATCGAGTCGAGGTTTCCGGCGGCAACGCCAAAGAAGAGCCGGGGCGGTCCCAGCTCAAGAAAATCATCATCTTTGGTCCAGTCCGGCTGGGCGATCAGACCGACGCTAAATCCTTTCGACTCTAAATAGCGGGCGATCAGGACCGAACCGAAACTGGGGTGGTCAACATAGGCGTCGCCGGTGACCAGGATGATATCGAGCGGTCGGCCTCGTTTGACCGGGAGAAAATCAGGCATTCAAGTTGAGGATCTTCGCCTTGGGGAAGCCGTTGAAGTTGGTCGCGGAGGCGTTGGTATAAGCGCCGGTGTTCTTGACGTACAACAGCTCGCCGATCGCCAGATCAGGCAGGTTCTCCGAGGTCGAGACGGTGTCAAAAGCGTCGCAGGTCGGGCCGACCACGGCGCTCAACTTCTTCTCCCCGCCCCGGAAAGCATTGAAATGGTACGGGCAATGGTCAAAGACGACTCCGGAGAGAGTGCCATAGACGCCATCATCGATGTAATAAACCATCTTGCCGTCGCGGAAAGACTTACCGACGATACTGACGACCAGGGAGGCGGCGGTCGCGACCAGGAAACGTCCCGGTTCGGCCACCACTTCGACTTCCGGCGGAAATAGCCGGTCCAGTTCCCGGCGGAGCTTGGCGGCCAGTTTGCGGAAATCGGTCGCCGTTTCATCATAGGGGACCGGGAAGCCGCCGCCGATATTGAGGATGCGCAGTTTGTGGCCGCGGCGCTGGACCTCGGCAAAAATATTGGCCGAAGCTTCCAGGGCGGTAATGTAATTGTCGATGTTGTTGCACTGGCTGCCGACGTGAAAGCTCAACCCTTCAACGGAGAGGCCCATTTTCAGCGCCTGCTCGATCAGGTTCGGCGCGTCCCCCGGCTCCACCCCAAACTTGCTGGAGAGCTC includes:
- the purF gene encoding amidophosphoribosyltransferase; its protein translation is MKEACGVFGIYSFNGDNLAKSVYYGLYALQHRGQEAAGIFASDGKTFNGRVGMGLVNMVFNEENIKDITGHIALGHVRYSTTGSSVVANAQPIVVESKFGPIALAHNGNLVNTDQLRSELPNYPFKSTTDSEVIAALIANSPEKEFEPALTAVLKKCRGAFSLVIMTRDKLIGVRDQHGIRPLSIGRMKNSYVIASETCALDVVGAEFVREVTNGEIVVIDGDGLQSMTWSLGEKESLCIFEFIYFARPDSLLAGRSFHDVRVHLGKYLAKEHPATAEMVIAVPDSGIPAAIGFASEAGTPFSEGLIKNRYIGRTFIQPTQSMREIGVKVKLNPIRDAIRGRKIVVMDDSIVRGTTSRQIVKLLKEQGAREVHFRVSSPPIISPCYYGIDTPNRTELIAANLSVEGIRKYLEADSLGYLSLKSLVKAVNIPKERLCLACLNGEYPIKQPERLESLDFFLK
- a CDS encoding proline--tRNA ligase; translated protein: MRMSQVLVPTLREDPKEAEVVSHKLMLRGGYIRKLAAGVYTFLPLGFRVLNKVTNIIRAELNRAGAQEVLMPTLLPAELWQETGRWGIYGKELFRIKDRHDREFCLGPTHEEVITDLVRTVVRSYKQLPVNLFQIQTKFRDEIRPRFGLMRGREFMMKDAYSFHTSEESLDKEYQNMYDTYCRIFDRMGLKYRVVEADSGLIGGGYSQEFMVLAETGEEEIFHCSHCDYSASRDSAGVGEYKLQTSNLKLQTIESVHTPNVRTVEEVSAFLKISPAQMIKTLIYETDKGPLAALVRGDHAINEAKLKKVAGVEDLRLAKAETIKAVTGAPVGFAGPVGLKGVKIVADRAVELIADGASGANKEDHHVTHIAYGRDYKADLTGDIRYAVKADKCPRCAAGAFESSRGIEVGHIFKLGTKYSAKMNCTYLDEGNQEKVMIMGCYGIGVSRTAAAAIEQNHDKDGIIWPAPLAPFVGAIIPANVTDKEQVETAEQLYKQALQAGLDVIIDDRDERMGVKLKDMDLIGLPFKIIIGKALKEGKVETKVRRSGATELLPVAEAVGWLKRQIEGKK
- a CDS encoding response regulator, whose product is MCVAGFLLEDVKAGCATTETIIKDLTDIKAAGTRLTQLLKQLQSIIKQSKADIETEAVYPTKSTPPYLANILVVDDEPVCRGTASGVLRKKGHTVTGAANPTEALALLAQKHFDLVITDVDMGEEINGLGLLEIIKQNYPGTNVIVMSGEAATDRAEEAMTKGASAFIAKPFESAALLPIVNGCLPEK
- a CDS encoding YgiQ family radical SAM protein, translating into MPDFLPVKRGRPLDIILVTGDAYVDHPSFGSVLIARYLESKGFSVGLIAQPDWTKDDDFLELGPPRLFFGVAAGNLDSMVANYTAGKKVRRNDMYSPDNEAGHRPDRATIVYTNKLKALFPGVPVVLGGVEASLRRFAHYDYWDDKVRRPLLFDAKADYLVYGMAEKGILRIAENVAATFRSPKNGGLKTAATIPNGSIIAKDISAYKDALILPSYEEVAADKKKYAEAFKLFYTEGRKKHPRTIIQPCQGRYLGVFPPENLTPAELDGLFELPFVRAPHPMYGKKQIPAWGFVRFSTLSHRGCFGGCSFCAISQHQGKYITSRSLASIKKEIKEKIVPQADFTGNILDVGGPTANMYGMVCRRAGGCTRASCIYPAVCPDLDASLKPSLQLLREVRGLPGVKRLFIGSGIRYDLALRDDEYLDELVRHHVGGQLSIAPEHICEEVLLMMGKPKADKFLEFKEKFEKLSKQHGKKQFLVPYFISSHPGSTLAHALELALFLKKEGIKIEQVQNFTPTPMTVSTCMYYTGLDPFSGKPVHVPKGEERSFQKALLQPYLKSNFRLVAKALKLLGKTDLLKKLTA
- a CDS encoding type III PLP-dependent enzyme yields the protein MNLKALAKKHGTPLLVIDHDIIRRNYLRFRKQIPRVGVYFAIKANSEPQIISSLYPLDAGYDVASLQEFLTVLANVPQKDLRGKKLNKFIWDKIIVANTIKPVDTLKRLANFNTLMTFDNPDELAKIKKYCPDAGLICRLKVQNVGSMVELSSKFGVEPGDAPNLIEQALKMGLSVEGLSFHVGSQCNNIDNYITALEASANIFAEVQRRGHKLRILNIGGGFPVPYDETATDFRKLAAKLRRELDRLFPPEVEVVAEPGRFLVATAASLVVSIVGKSFRDGKMVYYIDDGVYGTLSGVVFDHCPYHFNAFRGGEKKLSAVVGPTCDAFDTVSTSENLPDLAIGELLYVKNTGAYTNASATNFNGFPKAKILNLNA